From the genome of Sander lucioperca isolate FBNREF2018 chromosome 1, SLUC_FBN_1.2, whole genome shotgun sequence, one region includes:
- the LOC116052473 gene encoding protocadherin beta-16-like produces MMACMWITARRGRWQPLFVILCLFKLSSVTGQARYSVPEEQAEGSFVGNIARDLGLDVARLLSGKARIITKGSRQYVDLNRDKGTLVIKERIDREELCGKTTPCSFSFEVILENPIQLYRVTVEVIDINDNSPSFQKDEINLKIVENAASGTRFSLESADDPDVGINDIQKYTLRPSDYFKLEVQSQSQGGKFIEIILQNPLDREKEETHTVVLIASDGGEPHRSGTVRIHITVLDANDNAPVCSQPVYKADVQENSPEGTVVTTVSASDADKGVNGEVTFSIAHIAREAKQLFEINVKTGEIKVTGKLDFEKSKTHQLNVKASDHGGYSDTCKVVIQIIDENDNVPTIQLMSFSNSISEDSPPGTTIAVINVDDEDSDGNGVVKCSINSDIPFKIESSLTGYYTIVTEDVLDRESISEYNITITVSDQGSPALTSSKNINVKVSDVNDSPPKFDQSEYSKTVPENNSPGFSVFTISAKDADWGQNARVSYFLEEKEINGVAVSSLVSVNSENGVIHAVRSFDYEQIKWFEFNVTARDAGSPPLSSVATVKILIQDQNDNPPQVLYPVQTGGSLVAEMVPRSADVGYLVTKVVAVDVDSGQNAWLSYKLQKATDRALFEVGLQNGEIRTIRQVTDKDAVKQRLTVIVEDNGQPSRSATVIVNVAVADSFPEVLSEFTDFTHDKKYNDNLTFYLVLALAVVSFLFITCLVVIISVKIYRWRQSRILYHSNLPVIPYYPPRYSDTLGTGTLQHVYNYEVCRTTDSRKSDCKFGRAGSQNVLIMDPSSTGTMQRIQSEKNILDEPDSPLEVGYLIHHSLQTWNALILVYF; encoded by the coding sequence ATGATGGCGTGTATGTGGATAACTGCTCGCAGAGGCCGATGGCAACCACTGTTTGTCATTCTTTGTCTTTTCAAGCTGAGCTCAGTGACTGGACAGGCTCGGTATTCCGTACCAGAGGAGCAGGCAGAAGGGTCTTTTGTTGGAAACATTGCTAGAGATTTAGGATTGGATGTGGCGAGGCTCTTATCAGGTAAAGCTCGTATTATTACAAAAGGAAGCCGACAGTATGTTGATTTAAACCGAGACAAAGGCACCCTTGTTATTAAAGAGCGAATCGACCGAGAAGAGCTGTGTGGAAAGACGACGCCCTGTAGCTTCAGTTTTGAGGTGATTTTAGAAAATCCAATCCAGCTTTATCGGGTAACAGTGGAGGTAATAGACATAAACGATAACAGTCCGTCGTTTCAAAAGGATGAAATCAATTTGAAAATAGTTGAAAATGCCGCATCAGGGACTCGCTTCTCTTTGGAGAGTGCAGACGACCCTGATGTTGGTATTAATGATATTCAAAAATATACACTTAGACCCTCAGATTATTTCAAATTAGAAGTACAGAGCCAGTCTCAAGGGGGGAAGTTTATCGAAATAATTTTACAAAACCCGTTAGAccgagagaaagaggagactcACACAGTCGTGCTGATTGCTTCAGATGGAGGGGAGCCACACAGATCAGGGACAGTGCGTATTCATATCACTGTGCTAGATGCTAACGACAATGCGCCAGTGTGCAGCCAGCCTGTTTATAAAGCAGATGTCCAGGAGAATTCTCCTGAAGGAACAGTGGTAACCACTGTTAGTGCAAGTGACGCAGATAAAGGAGTCAATGGCGAGGTGACATTTTCTATAGCTCATATCGCCAGAGAGGCAAAGCAGCTTtttgaaataaatgttaaaactgGAGAGATTAAAGTTACAGGTAAACTAGATTTTGAAAAATCTAAGACTCATCAGTTAAACGTTAAGGCTAGTGACCACGGGGGATATTCAGATACGTGCAAAGTTGTTATTCAAATAATTGACGAGAATGACAACGTCCCCACAATACAGCTGATGTCATTTTCTAACTCGATATCTGAGGATTCTCCTCCAGGTACAACTATAGCTGTCATCAACGTTGATGACGAAGACTCTGATGGTAACGGTGTTGTCAAATGCTCCATTAACTCTGACATACCTTTCAAAATCGAGTCTTCATTAACAGGATATTATACTATAGTCACCGAAGACGTCTTAGACAGAGAAAGTATTTCTGAGTATAACATCACCATAACCGTCTCTGACCAAGGCTCTCCGGCTCTGACTAGCAGTAAAAACATCAATGTGAAAGTGTCTGACGTTAATGACAGCCCACCCAAAtttgaccaatcagaatatagtaAGACTGTACCAGAGAACAACTCTCCTGGATTTTCTGTATTTACTATCAGTGCTAAAGATGCAGACTGGGGCCAAAACGCTCGGGTTTCTTATTTTCTGGAAGAGAAAGAGATTAATGGGGTAGCAGTGTCTTCGTTAGTGTcagtaaattcagaaaatggtgTCATTCATGCAGTGAGGTCGTTTGATTATGAGCAAATCAAGTGGTTTGAATTTAACGTAACTGCTCGTGATGCTGGATCCCCTCCTCTGAGTTCAGTGGCTACAGTTAAAATACTGATCCAGGACCAGAACGACAACCCTCCTCAGGTTCTGTACCCAGTCCAGACTGGTGGCTCTCTGGTGGCTGAAATGGTGCCTCGTTCAGCAGATGTGGGCTATCTGGTTACTAAAGTGGTGGCTGTTGATGTGGACTCTGGACAGAATGCCTGGCTCTCCTATAAACTGCAGAAAGCCACAGACAGGGCGCTGTTTGAAGTGGGCTTACAGAATGGAGAAATAAGAACTATCCGCCAAGTCACTGATAAAgatgctgtgaaacaaagacTGACTGTTATAGTGGAGGACAACGGGCAGCCCTCTCGTTCAGCTACAGTCATTGTTAACGTGGCGGTGGCGGACAGCTTCCCTGAAGTGCTGTCTGAGTTCACTGACTTTACACACGACAAAAAGTACAATGACAACCTGACTTTTTACTTAGTGTTGGCTTTGGCTGtagtttccttcctcttcatcacgtGTTTAGTGGTTATTATATCAGTGAAAATCTACAGATGGAGACAGTCTCGCATCCTGTATCACTCCAATCTCCCTGTGATTCCATATTATCCACCACGTTACTCAGACACTTTGGGGACAGGGACTCTCCAACACGTGTACAATTACGAGGTGTGCAGGACGACTGACTCCAGAAAGAGTGACTGTAAGTTCGGCAGAGCTGGTAGTCAGAACGTGCTGATAATGGACCCCAGTTCTACAGGGACGATGCAGCGGATACAGAGTGAAAAGAACATCCTGGATGAACCAGACTCTCCTCTAGAGGTGGGTTATTTAATCCATCATTCTTTACAAACTTGGAATGCATTAATTCTAGTGTATTTTTAG
- the LOC118496015 gene encoding protocadherin beta-16-like: protein MATRGSLTYLCSRWPLFYGLRRQIGLLMFLLHVVNMVGGQIRYSIPEEMKKGSVIGNVAQDLGLDLKRLRSGRARIVTGENIHYTELKTDKGILVVNERIDREQLCGDVTPCSFSFEVILENPMELHRITVEVLDINDHAPVFPNKEKTISLDIGESAAVGVQFPLQSADDLDVGQNALQDYILSPNDNFILKQHANPDGGKYVEMVLQRSLDREKHPHLSLKLIAVDGGTPQRSGTVNIDITVLDANDNVPVFNQSVYKASVMENTTKGTSIITVNATDADSGSNGLITYSLSKTKGSAGNIFTIDENTGTVSVSGQIDYEKDRKYEVRVEAKDQGGLTGTSKIILDVVDVNDNAPVINIMSFSSPVSEDALPGTTVAILNIKDADSDKNGQIKCSIDGKLPFKIESSLTNYYNLISDQHFDRESVSEYNITIIATDLGSPPLSSSTKLHLKISDVNDNAPLFDKNGYSAYITENNSPGISIFAVSARDSDWNQNARISYLLEDTQVSGSPVSTYVSLNSETGVLTAVRSFDYEQIKQLQIVVKAQDGGSPPLSSNVTVKILIQDQNDNPPQVLYPVQTGGSLVAEMVPRSADVGYLVTKVVAVDVDSGQNAWLSYKLQKATDRALFEVGLQNGEIRTIRQVTDKDAVKQRLTVIVEDNGQPSRSATVIVNVAVADSFPEVLSEFTDFTHDKEYNDNLTFYLVLSLAVVSFLFITCLVVIISVKIYRWRQSRILYHSNLPVIPYYPPRYSDTLGTGTLQHVYNYEVCRTTDSRKSDCKFDRAGSQNVLIMDPRSTGTMQRIQSEKSILDEPDSPIEVRCNAQSLYLFKHCFSEIKCILQ, encoded by the coding sequence ATGGCAACTCGAGGATCTCTCACCTACTTATGCTCAAGATGGCCATTGTTTTATGGATTGCGACGGCAAATAGGACTGCTTATGTTTCTGCTTCATGTGGTTAACATGGTAGGTGGCCAGATTCGTTATTCTATACCAGAGGAGATGAAGAAAGGCTCTGTTATTGGTAATGTAGCGCAAGACCTTGGTTTGGATTTGAAAAGGCTCCGTTCTGGGCGGGCCCGTATCGTGACCGGAGAAAACATTCACTACACCGAGCTGAAGACAGACAAAGGGATTCTAGTCGTGAATGAGAGAATAGACCGAGAGCAGCTTTGTGGAGACGTAACGCCGTGTAGCTTCAGCTTTGAGGTGATTTTAGAAAACCCGATGGAACTGCACAGAATAACTGTCGAGGTTTTGGATATAAATGATCATGCTCCCGTCTTcccaaataaagaaaaaactatCAGCCTCGATATCGGCGAATCAGCTGCAGTTGGAGTGCAGTTTCCACTGCAGAGTGCAGATGATCTTGATGTGGGGCAAAACGCGTTACAAGATTATATTTTATCACCAAACGACAATTTCATTTTGAAGCAACATGCAAATCCAGATGGAGGTAAATATGTTGAAATGGTTCTCCAGAGGTCTTTAGACAGAGAAAAACATCCCCATCTGTCCTTAAAACTAATCGCAGTTGACGGAGGAACACCACAGAGATCTGGTACAGTAAATATAGATATCACTGTGTTAGATGCCAACGACAATGTTCCCGTTTTTAACCAATCGGTGTATAAAGCATCTGTGATGGAAAACACAACGAAAGGCACGAGCATCATTACAGTAAATGCTACAGACGCCGACAGTGGTTCAAATGGTCTCATTACTTACAGTTTGTCTAAAACGAAAGGAAGTGCAGGAAATATATTCACTATTGATGAAAACACCGGCACAGTTTCTGTGTCTGGTCAGATAGATtatgaaaaagacagaaaatatgaGGTGAGAGTCGAGGCAAAGGATCAGGGTGGCCTAACTGGGACCAGTAAAATTATATTAGATGTTGTTGATGTCAACGACAATGCACCAGTTATAAATATTATGTCATTTTCTAGCCCCGTATCGGAGGATGCTCTTCCTGGTACAACTGTTGCTATTTTAAACATAAAAGATGCAGATTCTGACAAAAATGGGCAAATAAAATGTTCTATAGATGGCAAACTCCCCTTTAAGATCGAATCATCTCTAACAAACTATTACAATTTGATCTCAGATCAACATTTTGATAGAGAATCCGTCTCAgaatataatataacaataatagCCACTGATTTGGGGTCTCCACCTCTTTCCAGCTCTACAAAATTGCATCTTAAAATATCTGACGTAAACGACAACGCACCATTATTTGACAAAAACGGCTATTCTGCTTACATCACAGAGAATAATTCCCCTGGAATTTCCATATTTGCTGTCAGCGCGCGGGACTCTGATTGGAATCAAAACGCCAGAATCTCGTATCTTTTAGAGGATACCCAAGTCAGTGGTAGTCCAGTTTCTACTTATGTTTCCTTAAACTCTGAAACTGGAGTTCTTACCGCGGTTCGTTCTTTTGATTATGAGCAAATTAAACAGCTTCAGATAGTAGTCAAAGCGCAGGATGGAGGCTCTCCTCCACTCAGTAGCAAtgtgactgtgaaaatactgatCCAGGACCAGAACGACAACCCTCCTCAGGTTCTGTACCCAGTCCAGACTGGTGGCTCTCTAGTGGCTGAAATGGTGCCTCGTTCAGCAGATGTGGGCTATCTGGTCACTAAAGTGGTGGCTGTTGATGTGGACTCTGGACAGAATGCCTGGCTCTCCTATAAACTGCAGAAAGCCACAGACAGGGCGCTGTTTGAAGTGGGCTTACAGAATGGAGAAATAAGAACTATCCGCCAAGTCACTGATAAAgatgctgtgaaacaaagacTGACTGTTATAGTGGAGGACAACGGGCAGCCCTCTCGTTCAGCTACAGTCATTGTTAACGTGGCGGTGGCGGACAGCTTCCCTGAAGTGCTGTCTGAGTTCACTGACTTTACACACGACAAGGAGTACAATGACAACCTGACTTTTTACTTAGTGTTGTCTTTGGCTGtagtttccttcctcttcatcacgtGTTTAGTGGTTATTATATCAGTGAAAATCTACAGATGGAGACAGTCTCGCATCCTGTATCACTCCAATCTCCCTGTGATTCCATATTATCCACCACGTTACTCAGACACTTTGGGGACAGGGACTCTCCAACACGTGTACAATTACGAGGTGTGCAGGACGACTGACTCCAGAAAGAGTGACTGTAAGTTCGACAGAGCTGGTAGTCAGAACGTGCTGATAATGGACCCCAGGTCTACAGGGACGATGCAGCGGATACAGAGTGAAAAGAGCATCCTGGATGAACCAGACTCTCCTATAGAGGTGAGGTGCAATGCGCAAAGTCTGTACCTATTCAAACATTGTTTCTCTGAAATTAAATGTATATTGCAATAG
- the LOC118496491 gene encoding protocadherin gamma-A5-like, producing the protein MWSRVDCFGNMPFISSKPTITWQVRAFILFFLIDATVCQIRYSVPEEMRKGSFVGNVAEDLGIDAKRLISGGARIVSSDSSEYIRLDSNKGILVVGERIDREQLCGQTAPCSFNFEMIMMNPMQLHSVVVEVLDVNDNAPVFHEKEVRVEIVESALPGTEILQESATDPDVGINALHGYTLHPTTHFNIKVLSSPNGHKYAQLYLSNALDREKQENMLLTLTAVDGGEPQRSGTLKIHVTVRDTNDNAPVFTQSNVKASVKENVAKGTLVVSLSATDADEGMNGRVTYHFNRMSSNVAGLFHLDENSGNLTVNGMIDYEENKIYEIGVQAKDQGGQSTSTNVIIEVTDVNDNAPVITLTSFSSAVAEDSPSGTTVAIINVKDLDSGKNGKVECSVNGSIPFAIHSSLKNYYTLVTNGVLDRERNPEYNITFTAMDEGSPPLSTDKTITLRVSDVNDNAPVFEQNYYEANIMENNSPGLSVFSVKAHDSDSGQNARVSYLLIDTQLNGNPISTYISVNAESGVIQAVRSFDYEQIKTLNIFVKGQDGGSPPLSSNATVKLNIQDQNDNPPQVLYPVQTGGSLVAEMVPRSADVGYLVTKVVAVDVDSGQNAWLSYKLQKATDRALFEVGLQNGEIRTIRQVTDKDAVKQRLTVIVEDNGQPSRSATVIVNVAVADSFPEVLSEFTDFTHDKEYNDNLTFYLVLALAVVSFLFITCLVVIISVKIYRWRQSRILYHSNLPVIPYYPPRYSDTLGTGTLQHVYNYEVCRTTDSRKSDCKFGRAGSQNVLIMDPSSTGTMQRIQSEKSILDEPDSPLEVRPLTYPSLVIMFVLSQGSY; encoded by the coding sequence ATGTGGAGTAGGGTGGATTGCTTCGGGAATATGCCTTTTATCAGCAGTAAACCCACGATTACATGGCAAGTACGGGCCttcatccttttttttctcattgaCGCGACTGTCTGTCAGATCCGCTACTCTGTCCCAGAGGAGATGAGAAAGGGATCTTTTGTAGGAAATGTGGCTGAAGATTTAGGTATCGACGCTAAAAGACTGATATCAGGCGGTGCCCGAATTGTTAGCAGCGATAGCAGCGAGTATATTAGGCTCGATTCAAACAAAGGGATTCTTGTCGTGGGAGAAAGAATAGATAGAGAGCAGCTCTGTGGGCAGACAGCGCCCTGTAGCTTCAATTTCGAAATGATTATGATGAATCCAATGCAACTACATAGCGTTGTAGTAGAAGTGTTGGATGTTAATGATAATGCACCCGTGTTTCATGAGAAAGAAGTGCGTGTTGAAATAGTAGAATCTGCTCTTCCAGGAACCGAAATATTACAAGAGAGTGCCACAGACCCTGATGTTGGCATCAACGCTTTACACGGCTATACCTTACACCCAACAACACATTTCAATATTAAGGTCTTGTCCAGCCcaaatggtcataaatatgcACAGTTGTATCTTTCTAATGCTTTAGACCGTGAGAAACAGGAAAATATGCTTCTCACGCTAACTGCTGTCGACGGTGGTGAACCACAAAGATCAGGGACACTAAAAATACATGTAACTGTCCGAGACACAAATGACAATGCTCCGGTTTTTACGCAATCAAATGTCAAGGCGTCTGTTAAAGAAAATGTTGCAAAAGGAACCTTAGTCGTGAGCTTAAGCGCAACAGATGCAGATGAAGGGATGAATGGCCGTGTCACATACCACTTTAATCGCATGTCTAGTAATGTTGCTGGACTATTTCATCTGGATGAAAACAGCGGCAATTTAACTGTAAACGGCATGATTGATTATGAAGAGAATAAAATATATGAGATTGGTGTGCAGGCAAAAGATCAAGGTGGACAAAGCACATCAACAAATGTAATAATTGAGGTGACGGATGTAAATGACAATGCACCTGTAATAACACTAACCTCGTTTTCTAGTGCCGTCGCTGAGGATTCTCCCAGTGGGACTACTGTTGCTATCATAAACGTTAAAGATCTTGATTCAGGCAAAAATGGAAAAGTAGAATGTTCCGTAAACGGCAGTATCCCTTTTGCAATCCACTCCTCTCTGAAGAATTATTATACTCTGGTAACAAACGGTGTCCTTGACAGAGAACGTAATCCCGAATACAATATAACTTTCACGGCTATGGATGAAGGTAGCCCACCACTCTCCACTGACAAGACAATAACACTTCGTGTATCCGACGTCAATGATAATGCCCCCGTATTTGAACAGAATTATTACGAAGCTAATATCATGGAGAATAACTCCCCAGGattgtctgtgttttctgtgaaaGCACACGACTCTGACTCAGGTCAAAACGCACGAGTGTCTTACCTGCTTATTGATACTCAGTTAAATGGTAACCCCATATCCACTTACATATCTGTTAACGCAGAAAGTGGAGTTATACAGGCAGTTCGGTCATTTGACTATGAGCAAATTAAAACTCTAAATATTTTTGTGAAAGGCCAAGATGGGGGTTCCCCGCCTTTAAGCAGCAATGCCACTGTTAAATTAAATATTCAAGATCAGAACGACAACCCTCCTCAGGTTCTGTACCCAGTCCAGACTGGAGGCTCTCTGGTGGCTGAAATGGTGCCTCGTTCAGCAGATGTGGGCTATCTGGTCACTAAAGTGGTGGCTGTTGATGTGGACTCTGGACAGAATGCCTGGCTCTCCTATAAACTGCAGAAAGCCACAGACAGGGCGCTGTTTGAAGTGGGCTTACAGAATGGAGAAATAAGAACTATCCGCCAAGTCACTGATAAAgatgctgtgaaacaaagacTGACTGTTATAGTGGAGGACAACGGGCAGCCCTCTCGTTCAGCTACAGTCATTGTTAACGTGGCGGTGGCGGACAGCTTCCCGGAAGTGCTGTCTGAGTTCACTGACTTTACACACGACAAGGAGTACAATGACAACCTGACTTTTTACTTAGTGTTGGCTTTGGCTGtagtttccttcctcttcatcacgtGTTTAGTGGTTATTATATCAGTGAAAATCTACAGATGGAGACAGTCTCGCATCCTATATCACTCCAATCTCCCTGTGATTCCATATTATCCACCACGTTACTCAGATACTTTGGGGACAGGGACTCTCCAACACGTGTACAATTACGAGGTGTGCAGGACGACTGACTCCAGAAAGAGTGACTGTAAGTTCGGCAGAGCTGGTAGTCAGAACGTGCTGATAATGGACCCCAGTTCTACAGGGACGATGCAGCGGATACAGAGTGAAAAGAGCATCCTGGATGAACCAGACTCTCCTCTAGAGGTGAGGCCTTTGACATATCCATCACTTGTTATTATGTTTGTGCTTTCTCAGGGGTCTTACTAA
- the LOC116052471 gene encoding protocadherin beta-16-like, with translation MMACMWITARRGRWQPLFVILCLFKLSSVTGQARYSVPEEQAEGSFVGNIARDLGLDVARLLSGKARIITKGSRQYVDLNRDKGTLVIKERIDREELCGKTTPCSFSFEVILENPIQLYRVTVEVIDINDNSPSFQKDEINLKIVENAASGTRFSLVSADDPDVGINDIQKYTLKPSDNLKLEVQSQSHGGKLIEMVLQNPLDREKEETHTLVLIASDGGEPHRSGTVRIHITVLDANDNAPVCSQPVYKADVQENSPEGTVVTTVSASDADKGHYGEVTFSIAHIAREANQLFEVNANTGEIKVAGKLDFEKSKTYQLNVQASDHGGFSDTCKVVIQIIDENDNVPTIQLMSFSNSISEDSPPGTTIAVINVDDEDSDGNGVVKCSINSDIPFKIESSLTGYYTIVTEDVLDRESISEYNITITVSDQGSPALTSSKNINVKVSDVNDSPPKFDQSEYSKTVPENNSPGFSVFTISAKDADWGQNARVSYFLEEKEINGVAVSSLVSVNSENGVIHAVRSFDYEQIKWFEFNVTARDAGSPPLSSVATVKILIQDQNDNPPQVLYPVQTGGSLVAEMVPRSADVGYLVTKVVAVDVDSGQNAWLSYKLQKATDRALFEVGLQNGEIRTIRQVTDKDAVKQRLTVIVEDNGQPSRSATVIVNVAVADSFPEVLSEFTDFTHDKEYNDNLTFYLVLALAVVSFLFITCLVVIISVKIYRWRQSRILYHSNLPVIPYYPPRYSDTLGTGTLQHVYNYEVCRTTDSRKSDCKFGRAGSQNVLIMDPSSTGTMQRIQSEKNILDEPDSPLEVRCNAQSLYLFKHCFSEIKCISQ, from the coding sequence ATGATGGCGTGTATGTGGATAACTGCTCGCAGAGGCCGATGGCAACCACTGTTTGTCATTCTTTGTCTTTTCAAGCTGAGCTCAGTGACTGGACAGGCTCGGTATTCCGTACCAGAGGAGCAGGCAGAAGGGTCTTTTGTTGGAAACATTGCTAGAGATTTAGGATTGGATGTGGCGAGGCTCTTATCAGGTAAAGCTCGTATTATTACAAAAGGAAGCCGACAGTATGTTGATTTAAACCGAGACAAAGGCACCCTTGTTATTAAAGAGCGAATCGACCGAGAAGAGCTGTGTGGAAAGACGACGCCCTGTAGCTTCAGTTTTGAGGTGATTTTAGAAAATCCAATCCAGCTTTATCGGGTAACAGTGGAGGTAATAGACATAAACGATAACAGTCCGTCGTTTCAAAAGGATGAAATCAATTTGAAAATAGTTGAAAATGCTGCATCAGGGACTCGCTTCTCTTTGGTGAGTGCAGACGACCCTGATGTTGGTATTAATGATATTCAAAAATATACACTTAAACCCTCAGATAATTTAAAATTGGAAGTACAGAGCCAGTCTCATGGAGGAAAATTGATCGAAATGGTTTTACAAAACCCGTTAGAccgagagaaagaggagactcACACACTCGTACTGATTGCTTCAGATGGAGGGGAGCCACACAGATCAGGGACAGTGCGTATTCATATCACTGTGCTAGATGCTAACGATAATGCGCCAGTGTGCAGCCAGCCTGTTTATAAAGCAGATGTCCAGGAGAATTCTCCTGAAGGAACAGTGGTAACCACTGTTAGTGCAAGTGACGCAGATAAAGGACATTATGGCGAGGTGACATTTTCTATAGCTCATATCGCCAGAGAGGCAAACCAGCTTTTTGAAGTAAATGCTAACACTGGAGAGATTAAAGTTGCAGGTAAACTAGATTTTGAAAAATCTAAGACTTATCAATTAAATGTTCAAGCCAGTGACCACGGGGGGTTTTCAGATACGTGCAAAGTTGTTATTCAAATAATTGACGAGAATGACAACGTCCCTACAATACAGCTGATGTCATTTTCTAACTCGATATCTGAGGATTCTCCTCCAGGTACAACTATAGCTGTCATCAACGTTGATGACGAAGACTCTGATGGTAACGGTGTTGTCAAATGCTCCATTAACTCTGACATACCTTTCAAAATCGAGTCTTCATTAACAGGATATTATACTATAGTCACCGAAGACGTCTTAGACAGAGAAAGTATTTCTGAGTATAACATCACCATAACCGTCTCTGACCAAGGCTCTCCGGCTCTGACTAGCAGTAAAAACATCAATGTGAAAGTGTCTGACGTTAATGACAGCCCACCCAAAtttgaccaatcagaatatagtaAGACTGTACCAGAGAACAACTCTCCTGGATTTTCTGTATTTACTATCAGTGCTAAAGATGCAGACTGGGGCCAAAACGCTCGGGTTTCTTATTTTCTGGAAGAGAAAGAGATTAATGGGGTAGCAGTGTCTTCGTTAGTGTcagtaaattcagaaaatggtgTCATTCATGCAGTGAGGTCGTTTGATTATGAGCAAATCAAGTGGTTTGAATTTAACGTAACTGCTCGTGATGCTGGATCCCCTCCTCTGAGTTCAGTGGCTACAGTTAAAATACTGATCCAGGACCAGAACGACAACCCTCCTCAGGTTCTGTACCCAGTCCAGACTGGTGGCTCTCTGGTGGCTGAAATGGTGCCTCGTTCAGCAGATGTGGGCTATCTGGTCACTAAAGTGGTGGCTGTTGATGTGGACTCTGGACAGAATGCCTGGCTCTCCTATAAACTGCAGAAAGCCACAGACAGGGCGCTGTTTGAAGTGGGCTTACAGAATGGAGAAATAAGAACTATCCGCCAAGTCACTGATAAAgatgctgtgaaacaaagacTGACTGTTATAGTGGAGGACAACGGGCAGCCCTCTCGTTCAGCTACAGTCATTGTTAACGTGGCGGTGGCGGACAGCTTCCCTGAAGTGCTGTCTGAGTTCACTGACTTTACACACGACAAGGAGTACAATGACAACCTGACTTTTTACTTAGTGTTGGCTTTGGCTGtagtttccttcctcttcatcacgtGTTTAGTGGTTATTATATCAGTGAAAATCTACAGATGGAGACAGTCTCGAATCTTGTATCACTCCAATCTCCCCGTGATTCCATATTATCCACCACGTTACTCAGACACTTTGGGGACAGGGACTCTCCAACACGTGTACAATTACGAGGTGTGCAGGACGACTGACTCCAGAAAGAGTGACTGTAAGTTCGGCAGAGCTGGTAGTCAGAACGTGCTGATAATGGACCCCAGTTCTACAGGGACGATGCAGCGGATACAGAGTGAGAAGAACATCCTGGATGAACCAGACTCTCCTCTAGAGGTGAGGTGCAATGCGCAAAGTCTTTACCTATTCAAACATTGTTTCTCTGAAATTAAGTGTATATCGCAATAG